A single window of Chloracidobacterium sp. DNA harbors:
- a CDS encoding SIMPL domain-containing protein (The SIMPL domain is named for its presence in mouse protein SIMPL (signalling molecule that associates with mouse pelle-like kinase). Bacterial member BP26, from Brucella, was shown to assemble into a channel-like structure, while YggE from E. coli has been associated with resistance to oxidative stress.), which translates to MKRKSLILFTLALLSLATYPSSAQSKTDSINIPIIEVTGKAEIAVEPDSATISVDFTKVDKDLQTARKANEDGVAKMLQIARKYAIPPQDVRTNNISVSMKYISTRDRQKPIYDEDGDEIGTREFQGYEVSRSVTFKLTKLEVFEAIFNEILTTQPTEIDSVSFETSKLIELRQKAREMAMKAAYEKAQAMTGAIGQTIGKAIKINEGNASDKYYSTGNLNANYRSGLDLTTPRTVSITNKLATFSVGTINIESTVTVVFQLN; encoded by the coding sequence ATGAAACGTAAATCTCTGATCTTATTTACCCTCGCTCTGCTCTCTCTCGCAACCTACCCTTCGTCAGCACAATCAAAAACCGATAGTATAAATATCCCGATCATCGAGGTCACGGGAAAGGCTGAGATCGCCGTGGAACCTGATTCGGCAACTATCTCTGTCGATTTCACCAAAGTCGACAAAGACCTTCAGACCGCGCGGAAAGCAAATGAAGATGGCGTTGCTAAGATGTTGCAAATTGCCAGAAAATACGCCATTCCACCGCAGGACGTCCGTACGAACAACATCTCGGTCTCGATGAAATATATCTCGACCCGCGACCGACAAAAGCCGATATACGACGAGGACGGTGATGAGATCGGTACGCGCGAATTTCAGGGATATGAAGTTTCGCGGTCGGTAACCTTCAAGTTGACCAAACTCGAAGTGTTCGAGGCGATATTTAACGAGATCTTAACAACGCAGCCAACAGAGATCGACAGTGTGAGCTTCGAAACGTCAAAATTGATCGAACTTCGTCAAAAAGCTCGTGAAATGGCAATGAAAGCCGCTTACGAAAAGGCTCAAGCGATGACCGGAGCGATCGGGCAGACCATCGGAAAGGCGATCAAGATCAACGAAGGAAACGCCTCAGACAAATATTATTCTACGGGTAATTTGAATGCCAACTACAGATCCGGCTTAGACTTAACGACGCCACGAACAGTGTCGATCACAAATAAACTTGCAACTTTCTCGGTCGGTACGATCAATATCGAGTCGACGGTTACCGTGGTTTTCCAACTCAACTAA
- a CDS encoding gamma-glutamyl-gamma-aminobutyrate hydrolase family protein (Members of this family of hydrolases with an active site Cys residue belong to MEROPS family C26.), giving the protein MFDAVAKAPEIESLPFPYKQNAFCRYEPIEKRIPHAKVLIVNNLLRYESDMSDLALREWSGTAKNKLEFERKVAGMACNNIAKNLLRLVQSPKTMTVHLSEVAAAAKQFRPDAIVMSGTYSDFDYYNPKHLKEFADFILHTKIPVLAICGAHQLVGVSFGASLKTLDDRELRAKRSGRVVEYQYRFVKIVDITDPIFEGNDDRESGIWQDYTTDDDILRVWQNHGVQIDGVPEGFKLLATSYLCKNQMMVKRSEGQLIYSVQFHLEKSFEDWSTNPTRWEHPNESRDGRILFENFLKLALKHRSNS; this is encoded by the coding sequence ATGTTTGACGCTGTCGCCAAAGCACCCGAAATCGAATCATTGCCTTTCCCGTATAAACAAAACGCGTTCTGCCGTTATGAGCCGATCGAAAAGCGCATACCGCACGCCAAGGTTTTGATCGTCAACAATCTGCTCAGATACGAATCGGATATGTCGGATCTCGCCCTGCGCGAGTGGAGCGGCACTGCAAAGAATAAACTCGAATTTGAACGAAAAGTCGCCGGAATGGCGTGTAACAATATTGCCAAAAATCTGCTGCGACTCGTCCAAAGTCCAAAGACGATGACAGTGCACCTTTCCGAGGTCGCGGCCGCCGCAAAGCAGTTTAGGCCCGATGCGATCGTAATGAGCGGCACGTATTCAGATTTTGACTATTACAACCCGAAGCACTTAAAGGAATTTGCGGACTTCATACTCCACACCAAGATCCCGGTTCTGGCCATATGCGGTGCTCATCAGCTTGTCGGAGTGTCGTTCGGTGCAAGCCTCAAGACACTCGACGATCGCGAACTCCGGGCCAAGCGTTCGGGCCGCGTGGTGGAGTACCAGTACCGATTTGTAAAAATTGTCGATATCACAGATCCGATCTTCGAGGGTAATGATGACAGAGAGTCGGGAATATGGCAGGACTATACGACGGATGATGATATTTTGCGCGTTTGGCAAAATCACGGCGTCCAGATCGATGGCGTCCCGGAGGGCTTCAAGCTACTCGCAACCTCTTATCTCTGCAAAAATCAGATGATGGTCAAGCGTAGCGAAGGCCAACTTATCTACTCCGTGCAGTTTCATCTCGAAAAATCATTTGAGGATTGGTCGACCAATCCGACCCGCTGGGAGCACCCCAATGAATCGCGGGACGGTCGTATTTTGTTTGAAAACTTTCTCAAACTGGCACTTAAACATCGATCGAACAGCTGA
- a CDS encoding NADH-quinone oxidoreductase subunit N: protein MNTFFLTDLLAPSVNVTVIMPELIVAVAGIIVMLYDSFFPKQRMVSGAISLIGLAASGILLATMWGSYPQGNAWGGMIAHDNLRLSFGFVFLFVSAMTILVSTVWVEREDVPAGEYHALLMFATFGMMMMSAGNNLVVIFLGLETLSIATYVMAGLRRGDLRSNESSMKYFILGSIASAFLLYGMALVYGATGSTDLTQIAAKIANPNFPALLLVGAAMMLVGFGFKIGMAPFHVWTPDVYEGAPTPVTGFMAAGPKAAAFASFMRIFVLGFPLIAGVQASGLLHQTWITALAVLAMLTMIIGNVAAVMQTNVKRMLAYSSIAHAGYALVGFIGAGAAKTPAAREEAIAAVAFYMLTYAVTNLGAFAIVALVAQKNDRRAEFEDYNGIGFKSPVLAFSLSLFMLSLLGLPLTAGFMGKILVFRPALEAGSTLLTIMVVVAVVNTAISAYYYLRLIVVMFFRERTTEWVEPKMPIGFAVALVIMVLGVFYFGIFSESVIDKFSHLPAAAVITAEK from the coding sequence ATGAACACGTTTTTCCTAACAGATCTATTAGCACCGAGCGTGAACGTGACGGTTATAATGCCCGAACTCATCGTGGCTGTGGCCGGCATTATCGTAATGCTATACGATAGCTTTTTTCCGAAACAGCGAATGGTCTCGGGTGCGATCTCATTGATCGGATTGGCCGCATCGGGCATTTTGTTGGCGACGATGTGGGGCAGTTACCCACAGGGTAATGCCTGGGGCGGAATGATCGCCCACGACAATCTAAGGCTCAGTTTCGGGTTCGTCTTTCTCTTTGTGTCGGCGATGACGATCCTTGTTTCGACTGTCTGGGTCGAACGCGAAGACGTTCCGGCGGGCGAATATCACGCGCTTCTGATGTTTGCCACCTTCGGAATGATGATGATGTCGGCCGGCAATAACCTCGTGGTCATTTTCCTTGGGCTTGAGACACTGTCGATCGCGACATACGTAATGGCGGGCCTCAGACGAGGCGATCTGCGTTCTAATGAATCGTCGATGAAATACTTCATTCTCGGTTCAATTGCCTCAGCATTTCTGCTATACGGTATGGCGCTTGTCTATGGCGCGACCGGCAGCACCGATCTGACGCAGATCGCCGCCAAGATCGCTAACCCGAATTTCCCGGCTCTCTTGCTGGTCGGAGCAGCGATGATGCTGGTCGGATTTGGTTTTAAGATCGGTATGGCTCCGTTCCACGTTTGGACGCCGGACGTTTACGAAGGTGCTCCGACGCCGGTCACAGGATTTATGGCGGCGGGCCCGAAAGCGGCGGCCTTTGCGTCGTTTATGCGTATCTTCGTACTTGGTTTTCCGCTGATCGCCGGTGTGCAGGCCTCGGGATTGCTGCATCAAACGTGGATAACCGCTCTTGCCGTGCTGGCGATGCTGACGATGATCATCGGTAACGTGGCGGCGGTGATGCAGACCAACGTCAAACGAATGCTTGCGTATTCGTCGATCGCTCACGCGGGCTATGCCCTCGTCGGCTTTATCGGTGCGGGTGCGGCTAAAACCCCGGCGGCACGCGAAGAGGCGATAGCGGCAGTTGCTTTTTATATGTTGACCTACGCGGTGACCAATCTTGGTGCTTTTGCCATCGTCGCCCTCGTAGCACAAAAGAATGATCGGCGAGCCGAGTTCGAAGACTACAACGGAATCGGGTTTAAGTCGCCCGTTCTCGCATTTTCGCTTTCGCTATTTATGCTCAGCCTGCTCGGGTTGCCGCTGACCGCGGGCTTTATGGGCAAGATCCTCGTCTTTAGGCCGGCACTTGAGGCCGGCAGCACTCTGCTTACGATAATGGTCGTCGTAGCGGTCGTGAATACGGCGATCTCGGCTTACTATTACCTACGGCTGATCGTCGTGATGTTTTTCCGCGAACGAACGACCGAATGGGTCGAACCAAAGATGCCGATAGGCTTCGCGGTGGCCTTGGTCATAATGGTGCTTGGTGTTTTCTATTTCGGCATTTTCAGCGAGTCGGTGATCGATAAGTTTTCGCACTTGCCGGCCGCGGCGGTCATCACAGCCGAGAAGTAA
- a CDS encoding DUF1684 domain-containing protein: MRLTVTLILLLSAALSVSSQAYYGTTDAKVFRDGRDAEFRNKAESPLKDEDLASFKGLNYFDNDTAFRVNAKFTRTPSEKYFQMPTSSGITKKFVKYGLLTFELAGEPQTLSVYQMDPAVLEKFPEYADLLFVPFKDLTNRTETYGGGRYIDIKKPGKGSVKLDFNLAYNPNCAYGSDKYNCPIPPKENSLNVSVTAGEKRYEYTGYKGPH; the protein is encoded by the coding sequence ATGCGGTTAACCGTAACTTTGATATTGCTGCTCAGTGCTGCCCTGTCAGTCAGCAGCCAAGCGTATTACGGCACGACCGACGCCAAGGTATTTAGGGACGGCCGTGACGCTGAATTTAGGAACAAGGCGGAATCGCCGTTGAAGGACGAAGATCTTGCGAGCTTTAAGGGCTTAAATTATTTTGACAATGATACGGCGTTCAGAGTAAATGCCAAATTTACGCGAACTCCGAGCGAAAAGTATTTTCAGATGCCGACATCGTCGGGTATCACTAAAAAGTTCGTAAAGTACGGACTATTGACATTCGAGTTGGCCGGAGAACCGCAAACACTGAGCGTGTATCAGATGGATCCTGCGGTATTAGAGAAGTTTCCGGAATACGCCGACCTGCTGTTCGTTCCGTTCAAGGACTTGACGAACCGGACGGAGACATACGGCGGAGGCCGTTATATTGATATTAAGAAGCCTGGGAAAGGCTCGGTAAAATTGGACTTTAATCTTGCGTACAATCCGAATTGTGCATATGGCAGTGATAAATACAATTGTCCGATCCCTCCAAAGGAGAATTCGCTGAACGTGAGTGTGACGGCGGGTGAGAAAAGATACGAGTACACCGGTTACAAGGGGCCGCATTGA